GAGAcgagatctgattttttttttttttttggatgaaaaaaagggtaatttgcactttcaatcgaAGAGAAATATCATAATGTTAAAAAGGGTGAGAGCCACATCATTTATTGTAACTCAAGTTGTTACAACTACAACTTGGCAACTTTTTGATGATTAATGAATAGAGTTCTTAAACAACTTACTACTACATTTTATCTTAGTTTGTCTTTGGGATGTTTTTGAAGTTCTTAACCACAAGCATTCATTTAATAATTGGTAAACATTTATCATATGAATGCATTGGCCTCCTTGGGAATGAGTTTTAGAATGAAAATGCAAAGGTTTGTGAAAGATTTGAGCTTTGAAATAGAGTAACTTGCTTAGTAATAGTAGTTTTCAAAGCCTAAATTGTTGAAGGGTGAGGAGCGAGCATAAACTTGCAAATATAATGTTTTGTGCACCACAAAAAGGTGTGAATTTATGAACTCTAATGTGCTTAATTAGTCACACTCAGGCATTAAGTATAAGTAGATTTTGgctttgttcatttttatttttggatggaTTTGGCCTTTCTAATTGAATATTTGAATGTGTTGATATTACTTGttagtttcaagtttcaaccatTGGTGCTTGGCCTCTTCCATCTCATACTATTCAATTTCAATGCACGATGTCCGTGATCATTTGGTCTCTGCTTCTGTGTCTCCAATTTAATATTGAATTACTCACATCGCAGACTTTGTCTTACTTTGAGGAAATCAATGTTTAAATCCTCACTTTTTTCCACCATGTAAGCAAATGATATCATTGTAAATTAAGCCATATCTTGTGATTATTATAAAGGCGACAACAACATAGCTTTGGTTGGCACAGCTAGTTTTTGCCTTTGACTTAGTTTATAGCTTTATACCACAAATTAAGGTGGATTGAAATAAGTTGGAGTGGGTGATaagtccttttatttttatgataatggTAAACGACTAGGTCagattataatttcttttaccaATAGGCATATCCATagtctaattatatatattttactgcAGCAGGCAAAAGTTAGAATGGAAACTGAggataatttaataatttaatccaTAAGAATGTTTAATATAATCTTGAAACAGAATGACCTTGATAGATATGTTGTTTTTATAAGTTTGACAGAGCACTATATATCTACAGATAAATTATATGTGAGAATAGCTACGAATCTAGAGAAGATTTCCTGTTCTCTGCAAAATTGGAAATCAAATCTTTAAAACAAAAGAGGTTAAAACTAATGAATAAAATGTGAGGGGCAGGGGTTCATTACCTTTTAGAAAAGTTAAGGTTTTAAGGTCATAACTTCTTACGCAACTTGCTAAAGTGGCAAGCTgtgattggatgaaaattaattttacatGGATTTGTCACTGACACCACTTTATTATGTACCAATTACAACATGCCACCTTAATAGTTGTGAAAAAGTCatgaaaatttttgtgtcacTAGATgtattattaagaaaataagACAGAAATTAGGTGAACTTATTGGTAGTTTCTTTTGATATGCATAGCAGATAACACTCCCTCAACAGGTCAACATTTGctagtttgaagatgaagaatggTTGTCACAGTAAGTTTACATCTGAGTATTAGTCATTAGAAATATTGATTAAATCATTTGATTCTTATTCTTAGTTCTTACCTTAAAAATACGCAACTACATGAATGTCATACCTGCCCTTCTCTAGCAAAGTTCAAATTCTCTTCAGAGAAGAAACCTACAAGAAAGAAAACCATTTGCTTCCCATTTTGTCTATGAGATAACAATATGGAGCTTTGATGGAAGACAAGAAAGCAAATATCGTTGCTGTTACAACAGTGATCTCCCTCATCATTCTTATCATTGTTGCTCGTGTCTTTCTCAAACTTTCCAAAGCTTTCTTTCTCATTTGTGGAGCAGGTATAGCAGTGATCCTTGCTGTCTTTGCATACCTAGTAATCAGAAGACATTATAATCGAAGGAGACGGTTGTTGGAATCAAAACTGGTATCAGAAGGAAGAGAGCTTCGTATTGAGTATAGTTTTCTCAGGAAAGTTGCTGGAGTTCCAACAAAGTTTAGATACAAGGAGCTAGAGGAAGCAACAGACAATTTCCATTCAATGTTAGGCCAAGGAGCTTCTGCAACAGTTTTCAAAGGAATACTAAATGAAGGGACAGCTGTTGCAGTGAAGCGGATTAATGGAGAGGAGCGCGGGGAGAAGGAGTTTAGATCAGAAGTTGCAGCCATTGCAAGTGTGCAACATGTAAATCTAGTGCACCTTCTTGGCTATTGTTGTGTTCCTGGGGAACCTCGCTTCCTTGTTTATGAGTTTATACCAAATGGTTCCTTGGATTGTTGGATTTTCCCCAGAAGGGGAAGGCACAACCGGCGTGGGGGGTGCTTGTCTTGGGACTTAAGGTATAGAGTTGCCATTGATGTTGCTAAGGCACTGTCTTACTTGCATCATGACTGCCGTTCAAGGGTCTTACACCTTGATGTCAAgccagaaaatatacttcttgATGAGAATTATAGAGCAATTGTTGGAGATTTTGGTCTCTCAAAGCTTATGGGAAAAGATGAGAGTAGAGTTATGACAAATATCCGGGGGACTAAAGGTTACTTGGCCCCGGAGTGGCTATTGGAGCAAGGAATATCTGAGAAATGTGATATCTATAGCTATGGCATGGTTCTTCTAGAGATGATTGGAGGTCAGAGAAATATTTGCTTGGTAGAAAATGGTAAGGACAAGTCTGAAAGGAAATGGATATATTTCCCAAGAATTGTGAACGAAAAATTGGGGGAAGGGAAGCTTATGGAAGTTGTTGATCCAAGGCTAGTACATGGTGGAGGCATTGATGAGGGGGAGGTAAGGAGATTGGTTTATGTAGCCTTGTGGTGCATACAAGAGAGGGCTAGATTGAGGCCTAGCATGGCTCGTGTGGTCGAGATGCTTGAAGGTCGAGTGGCTGTGGATGCGCCCCCTGATTCCAAAATGATCGTTGTTGATTTATTGTCAATGGATCATGAAGAGCAGCCACAAGGCCATGACAGGCCAAAGGTTGCTGCAATAGCACCAATCCTAGTAGATAGTAGTTGTCCTACCACATCTACATACTCATTTGCCATGTCAGTTCTATCTCCACGGTAAGCTCCAAGAACAGCAAAGCTTGCTCCCTCAGGAATCTTAACTTGATTGATTGATCAGTTAAAAATTAAGGTATCATCTTCATACtttgaagttcaatttttttccttggCAAATGCTTACACAGAGTATGAACATATTTCCCTAGTTTGTACACAATAAACTTTAATAGATTATCTGCATTAGTGTATGTTTTGTTCTCATAGCAAATGTTCTGACCGGAAATTGAGAATTGGAACTAATTTATCCGTTTCACATTTTTTAGAGGATAATCTTTAAGAACATCATTACATTACAAAACTAGTTTTGGGTTGGTATATGCAAGTAAACGAAGGCTGAGAGCCCCAAATGAGCTTTGAAAATTAGCATTCGAGAACAATACTCACGTGCTTAACCATCACACTTGGGGGCACATTCTCAGGGCCGGCC
This genomic stretch from Castanea sativa cultivar Marrone di Chiusa Pesio chromosome 1, ASM4071231v1 harbors:
- the LOC142621907 gene encoding putative receptor-like protein kinase At5g20050, producing the protein MEDKKANIVAVTTVISLIILIIVARVFLKLSKAFFLICGAGIAVILAVFAYLVIRRHYNRRRRLLESKLVSEGRELRIEYSFLRKVAGVPTKFRYKELEEATDNFHSMLGQGASATVFKGILNEGTAVAVKRINGEERGEKEFRSEVAAIASVQHVNLVHLLGYCCVPGEPRFLVYEFIPNGSLDCWIFPRRGRHNRRGGCLSWDLRYRVAIDVAKALSYLHHDCRSRVLHLDVKPENILLDENYRAIVGDFGLSKLMGKDESRVMTNIRGTKGYLAPEWLLEQGISEKCDIYSYGMVLLEMIGGQRNICLVENGKDKSERKWIYFPRIVNEKLGEGKLMEVVDPRLVHGGGIDEGEVRRLVYVALWCIQERARLRPSMARVVEMLEGRVAVDAPPDSKMIVVDLLSMDHEEQPQGHDRPKVAAIAPILVDSSCPTTSTYSFAMSVLSPR